In the Pseudomonadota bacterium genome, GTTGACATTCTTGAAGAAATCGGATTTGAAAGGGATTCGAGGGTTCCATACAAGCTTGCGTCAGCACTGCCTACAGGCTACCTGAAGCGCCTTGAACTCGCACGGTGTATGGCATTGAGGCCTGAGATTATATTTTGTGATGAGGTTTTTTCGGGTTTGAGCATGAGTGAGATTGCCGGAATGCTCCCCCTGATCGAAAAGATGAAGACGGAAGGGATAACCCTTATCATGGTCGAGCATAGATTGAGAGAGCTTTTCCGGGTTGCTAACAGGGTCATGGCACTGAATTTCGGCGAGAAGTTAGTTGAGGGCGAGCCTAATTTTGTTATCGAGGACAAGCGGGTAAGAGAGGCATACCTTGGCAGTGAAGGGGTATGAAACAATTTAGAATTGAGAATGGCAAAAACTGATGGCTGAATCAGAAACCTGTGGGCTATTAACGATGAACAGAAGAGGATTATAAAATATGCTTGAAGCCTTTGAATTGATGGTTTTTTATGAGAATATGATTGCCCTAAACAATGTAAGCATCAAATGCGATGAGGGCAGTATTATCGGGATATTCGGTTCCAACAGCGCCGGCAAAAGCACGCTCATGTATGCTTTGTCCGGTATTATTCTGGACATTAAAAAGAAAGAGGAAATGCGGGGTGGAGAACGGATATCCGTATACGGGAGAATTTTTCTCGACGGAAAGGATGTGACGACACTCAAGCCACACCAGAGGGCAAAAGTCGGGATTGTCCTGTGCCCGGAGCGCAGGCGCATATCCGCTGAAAGCTCGGTTTTGGAGAAATCTCGAATATGTCCTGAACCTCTTTCCCCGGTTGAAAGACCACCTGCATCGGCAGGGCGGCTTTTTGAGCGGTGGAGAACAACAGATGCTTGCTATCGGAAGGGCGCTTATGGCTAATCCGAAAATCCTACTACTTGACGAACCCCTTCTCGGTTTAAGCCCGGCATATCAGGAAATAGTTATCAATGGCACAAAGGAGATTCGCGATACAAAAGGCATCAGTGTAATTATAACAGAGCAGTATGCAAGGCCTGTCATACCTATTATTGATTACGGATATATACTTGAAAACGGTTCAAGCGTTCTTTCCGGGTCTGGAGAAGAACTTATGGATAACCCGGATGTAAAATCTGCATACTTTGGTGTGTGAGGAGTCTGTCTATGGGATCATTTGAAGAGGAAAAAACATTTACCCGTTTTAGTGAAATTTGCAAAAAATATGCTTCCAAAACAGCCATTGTTTATCTTGGGCAGGAGTTTACCTATGGGTATCTGGAGACGCTCATAGATAAATTTGCAACAGGACTTGCCGATCTTGGGGTAAAAAAACAGGATAAGATAATGCTTTACATCTCCAACTGTCCCCAATGGATGATTGCAAATTTTGCCATCAACAAAATTGGGGCCATAGTTGTACCGGTATCTCCTATTTATACAACCTTTGAGATAGAATACATGATAAGAGATGCGGGTATAGAGTCGGTTATATGTCTTGATACAAATTTCGTCTATGTAAAAGAGATAATGGAGAAAACAGACCTCAAGCGGGTGATTGTTACAAACCTTGCGGATTTTGTGTCCCCGGTGAAGCGGCTTATCGGTTTTATGTTTGATAAAATTCCCCACGGAAAGGTCACAAAGGGTAATAAAATCTACTTTTTTAAAGATATCGTAAGGCAAAGTTGGCCAAAACCGCCGCAAGTCGAGATTGATCCGATGAATGACCTTTCCTATATAATGTACACCGGTGGTACAACGGGTTTTCCGAAAGGTGTGCCGGGTAACCACATTGGAGAAGTCTCATATATCAACGATATTATGGAAGATGTTATTGGTGATTATGTTGATGAAGGAAATGATGCCGTGCTGATGGTGAACCCCCTCTTCCATATCATGGCAAAGGGCTTTTCTATAGCCTTCGGGTTCAATTTCGGGAATACGGTTATATTGATGCCGTTACCCGAGGTTGACGCCGTGCTTTCTGCAATCGAGAGGTACAAAGTAAAATGGATGCTCGGGGTTCCGGCACTATACCGAATGATGCTTGAGAACGACAGGATTGACCAATATAACCTGGGTTCGCTCCGCTACTGTTATTGCGGCGGCGATGTCCTGCCGGCAGAGGTATTTAAATCCTGGAAAGAAAAATACAATATACCGCTTTACCAGGTGT is a window encoding:
- a CDS encoding ABC transporter ATP-binding protein, with the translated sequence VDILEEIGFERDSRVPYKLASALPTGYLKRLELARCMALRPEIIFCDEVFSGLSMSEIAGMLPLIEKMKTEGITLIMVEHRLRELFRVANRVMALNFGEKLVEGEPNFVIEDKRVREAYLGSEGV
- a CDS encoding class I adenylate-forming enzyme family protein → MGSFEEEKTFTRFSEICKKYASKTAIVYLGQEFTYGYLETLIDKFATGLADLGVKKQDKIMLYISNCPQWMIANFAINKIGAIVVPVSPIYTTFEIEYMIRDAGIESVICLDTNFVYVKEIMEKTDLKRVIVTNLADFVSPVKRLIGFMFDKIPHGKVTKGNKIYFFKDIVRQSWPKPPQVEIDPMNDLSYIMYTGGTTGFPKGVPGNHIGEVSYINDIMEDVIGDYVDEGNDAVLMVNPLFHIMAKGFSIAFGFNFGNTVILMPLPEVDAVLSAIERYKVKWMLGVPALYRMMLENDRIDQYNLGSLRYCYCGGDVLPAEVFKSWKEKYNIPLYQVYGSTEIGHVAYSPLNKEPSATTIGIPLKTRKSIVCDRETLEKVQPGELGELLVTSPYTIKQYLNKPEETDYCYININGDTFYRMGDFVKANEEGELEFVERTADIIKYKAYRVSASEVEAALQDHPTVIGACVIGIPDPKVGERIKAIVVLKEDARGIGSTELIKWCRDRLAPYKVPGYIEFRDMLPKSKVGKLLRREIRDEEKRKMEKEKKRA
- a CDS encoding ATP-binding cassette domain-containing protein; the protein is MLEAFELMVFYENMIALNNVSIKCDEGSIIGIFGSNSAGKSTLMYALSGIILDIKKKEEMRGGERISVYGRIFLDGKDVTTLKPHQRAKVGIVLCPERRRISAESSVLEKSRICPEPLSPVERPPASAGRLFERWRTTDACYRKGAYG